TACATACTTGTGTTGCCATCGCCAATAAGctgcaagaaaaaaatttcaactttaGTTATGCAACAcaggtattttaaaaaatggctacttagaaaataaatgataatgaacCTCTGCCACAAGCCTGAGCTATTTTCACTGGACTCAAGTTACGACGTGCTAACCACGAAGGCAGCTCTGCAAGTTTCACTTGACCGAACGGTACGTCAGctgaaatttatcaatattagCAAATCACATTGACTtaacataaaaatcattaaatagatatttcaaattaattaatttaataacatgATTAATATTCACCTTTTCCATAATATTTTGCTGGGTCGAACGGACCGTGAATTGCACGGTCGTATTCCTTAGGATACTTTCCCCAGTTACCCCAATCCATGCCTGCTAATTGTGATGGAGGTTGCATAgattgattgaaaaaatttcaagtgaatTTAGATTATAAAGTCGTTCGATCTGGTGATGGTTAAAGACCACAGAGTATGCAGTCAATACATGCAGTAAAACgatattgttttaaattctcGTAACAGCCAACGCTGCCGGCAGACTTTTTGTCAACTAATTTTCAGGGcgggaaaaattcaaataaagaaagaactagtttttaaaaaatagatttatttttattgataataaatggaTTGTAATAATTTACTGAGCATACAACTAAGCAATTAATTACATCTAGACTGTAgaaaatttgcggagtaaattcggagagAATGCGGAGCAGATGACTGTGGATTTATTTAATacccttggagtaaaattcactctcAAGAGAagtttgttataatttttaaactccggattggagtgaaattcactcctagaaggagtttattttagttttaaaactTCGGTTCGGAGTAAATGCagatgtaaataaaatccagatgactccgaaatcactctgtGGGAAAAACAAACTCTTCATTTACTTCGTATGcagagtattttttaaaactccaagTAACGGAGTGAATTgactgtatatttatttaatatccttggagtaaaatttactccgaaggggagttaattgtaattttgaaactCCAGCTcgaagtgaaattcactcctaaagggagtttattttactattaaaactccgaattacactgtaaaaaattttttggacccgatgtagtgtaaatgtctcggtgtaaaaatttaggcggtgtgaatttaaaatttttacaccgccaAACGTGTAAATGTATAATTCTTGATCATTTTGCATtgagaaaattaatcataaaaatattgaaatgttcaaaatactatttaatatctaaataaaatcaatgtagttattgattaagtagttaaaaatattcaatgattgtttgttgctcattaattaaaattacaccgagtaacacggaatggtgtaaaaaaagtagattacactgtggaaaaattacacgaatggaaaatttacaccgagCGAATTTTACACCGTTATTTCATACTACACGGCCGTGTATTGTTCTCCGggtccatttttacaccgaaattttttacagtgtagagtCAAtgcggattttaaaaaaatccagatCAGTCTGAAATCACTCCGTAGGAAAAAAACTCCTCATTTACTCCgttagcggagtgattttttctaaaattcagGAACTCCaagtgaattcaaatttaaacaaaattcataatcactccgaattcactcccgattttttataaCGTACTCATTATTGTAGTTgctattttttaactaaaatatttGCTTACTcttctcataaattaaaaatatttcataagtaatttaatggaaaaaattggACTATCGTAAATTATTTGAgactatcaataattaattagttaataaataaaaatatttattcaactatTGGTCCTTGAGTagatttttgtatttttactctttgacttatttttgagacctaattaaatatcttaatGCGCTATTCGTTAATATTAAcgagtaattataattaactaaatactattctttaaaataatcgtAACACTATTAAGGCCGgagacatttattttaaaaaataaataataataaactattatCTATATAGAAGCTGCGTAATGTCGAACCATATCAGTCAGTATATCataaagttttgtttttatggTCAATGGAGTTGATATCTTTGATAAATTCTCAAAATTAATGTATCGTGGACGTCCAATGTGCGCACATTGGTTGAGTAAAGCTGTAAGGTTTTCATTAGTTTTTCGAGACATGAGTAATCCAGGTATTATGATCGTACCTGAAAGTGTCCAGCCAAGGAAAACTTTTTCGCAAACTATCTATaagtttgataaatttttattattaatattattttcataattacacGAAAAAAACAGACATAAAAAATGTACGAATTTTTGTTATGCTATCGATCAAACTTGAAACCGGAagttgtcataaaaaaattattatgctgtactataattattattgcgagcccctaaaaattttatatattctactgtaatttttattttagacaaataattttcctaacaatttatcgataagttttaagtttataatattttttttacacagaaaaaaaaaaacgattttttcgcacgaaaaatttttattcgctccaagaaaatttttgtattaaaaactggaaacaaaaaattttcttgagccaagaaaagatttttttgggcaatgaaaaaatttcttgagttatgaaattttttctaatccttaagaaaatttttgttttaatttcctaatgcaaaatttttcttgcgtcaaaaaattctttttttctgtgtaattcagcacaataattttttgacgactcaacttcctgtttcaagtttagtcaacaataaaatttcgtaGATTATTTAAGTCCATTTTTCTTCGAGCTTTTCGAAGatagataaattttgattactattattgttataatttataatttacctgtAAGTTGTTATTAATCACAGGCGACTCACAGAGTTTATTAACAGAACAGACAGATTTGCAGTCAAAATAATCACAGTCATTGTGTTTGATACATGTCCGTCCATCTGCAGTCAAACGACTAGCAACTGCTTTAGGAAACACAGCATCAAGATCCAGATATTTGAGACGTTGACCACCAATAGGAAGTCCAAAGTGATAGATCTTAACGTCACAAAGAATAAAAGACTCTGGAAAATTATTCTCTAACTCGTCTATTAGATCTAAAATCATTATGGCGATTTGAAGTCTTTTTGACCAATCGTGCGTCGTGTCTAAAAGAGCTAAGGCAGTTGTTGGATTTTTAATTGGCATCGCATATTCAACAGCATAAAAAGTTCCACATGTTCCAATTAAACGTGGGAATATTTCTCTGTCTTCGTAAAGAATCGAAATAAGATATTCGTTTTCCTGTAGAAGCGACCAAATATTTTCCATTTCAAAGTTACGTCTCGTTTCATCAGTCTCTAAATGACCCAGTCGTAAATGACTTAATCTTTCTAGTTGTCTATTACCAATAGTTATATTGAGCCTTGTAAATACTAAGTcacttatcattttttcaaattctttttcTGATGGATAGTGTTTGTATCCAAGAGTATCAATCCAATGGAGCGATTCGTATTGTTCTGATGGCAATCGTTttctaaaaacattttttttttattaatgtcgtggtattaataataataattaattaaactataCTAATAATTGGTAATTAGTACTTGGAAGATTTAAATACAATTCTCGTAGTCTCCCAATACGCTGAGAAAACAACTTCTTTACCAGAATGCAGATTTTCACAGGTAAAAGAATGAATACTCTGTTTTAAACATAAGGGTTCACATAAAACTCCCATAGCCATcccattttcataattattacactgaaaaaatataaacaaatagtataaatatttctcgctcctaaaaatttttgttttcaatctAGGGTAACAGTGCCAAATATTGACCGAGTACCATTTTTTGACCGGGTACTTAAACACGAAAATGGGAAAATTGCGAAATttaattcatgaaaaatatgtaattttcaatttcccattaatacaatttactaatttttccatttttaggGTGTTTAGGTACCCGGTCATTAAATGGGACTCGGTCAATATTTGGTACTGTTACCCtgtaatgcaaaaaatttcttgacgattaaaaattttttacaccaagaaatattttgcattttgaatttgaagaaaaaaatttttcttagctttaaaaaaatttcttagcgcaaaaatttttttcttgccccTAGAAAATTTCtggtttaaatttataatgcaaaaaatttcttgggtcaggtaaaaattttcttggggtgagtaaaatttttttttcgccccTAGAAAATTTCTGGtctaaatttataatgcaaaaaatttattgggtcaagtaaaaattttcttggggcgagtaaaatttttttgcgcgaagaaattctttttttttgtgtatatttaaataaataaattgaagagCGCGCCAATTATTGGGACATGATTGACAGAACTAATGCGCGGGCGCTTTTTCTCCCATTCATTTTATCTATACTGATTATTGTATTCGTATGTAATAAAAACTCCTGGTTAGCTGTATTTgtgtagtttttattttaataaaagtagtGCTTACCACGTCTGACACTTGTCGCCGTGCTTCAAAATTTGAACAGATAATGCCCCAGTGGTAgagtaagtaaataattaaaataaatgtgaaTAAAATACCGccggtaaaatatttattgtgatAAATAAATCCTGGAATTCGTcgtatattcatttttaaaatcgggtgtcatacaaaatatatgtacagtaaaaattattttataatcagaCTACTATATGACGTTTTGTATATACAGTGACCCGATAAATGAAACAACAGTTCATCACGTAgtcttaattaataaatactattttagtTTATATGTCCGCATGTTACTTCATATGATGAGTATAGAGAAATATCATGCGCTTGTGCTGTAGCTCGactaaatgtatatataggcTCAATGCGGTCAAATATACTCTGGGCACTGCAGCACGCGGAAATTTAagaaccaaatttttttatttaatcctaCGTCGCTGCTGCAGCAAAGCTGACAGTCCactttattgaaatttaaacattttatttcactttacttaaataatttgtctTAGACATGGTTTTGCttgatataattattgacagtaaattgtatAAACAGATGTACATTTTCAAAAGTATACTCGATTCCCGCGCATACGAAaggtaaaataaatgtttaattttgcTACTGAAGATACGAAATCGGCAGCGTAAATATTAATTCCTCTTGGGCGGCAAACTGACAAGATACTGAAGTCTAAtaagtttttgatttttttccaaaacgacaaaaaaaaaaattcaaaaaatttctatagtttttcaattttctacatgcgcatatttttttgtaactgatttgtttaaaaagtaaaaaattgttaattgtttgccttcaaaatcaaaactgacgtaatttttttttgaaacatgaatataaagtgataaattaattagacaGTAGACGACATCACTGTTAATTAGATATGTTATTATTTCATAggaaaatttagtaaattttcaaaaaaatagtatttttgaaactaatttcaaataatttacccATAGAAATTCCGTCGCGCACATGATCTGAGATGTCTCGTTAATAGGGTAGATAGTCACTCATTACATTCAATGAATCCGAATCTGCACCTGCGTGTTACGTATTGACCTTGGATGCCCTTGTGTAAGAACGTAGCGACGTGCAGAATAACCCGGAGTGGGGCTTACGCTGATGTTGTGATCATTTGAGTTGtcatgaaatttttcggaGCCGGaagataattcaaaaatatatcagaagtggtttcaaaaaaagttcacaaTAGTGACAGTGTTTTTTTTGTGACTAATTAATTGTGCCAAGGCTTTAGTATTAACGGTgagaaaatacattttcaaaaataacataattatttttccaaatttcgatTAAGccacagaaaatttaattactttccTTTGAGGGtcaggaaaaaatttctcaaaacatgcagataaatttgaaaataaatgagCGATTTTGACGATTTGGAGTAACGtcaatttgttaattaaagaGCCAATTgcgttttataatataataacgCGATGTAAATAGTTATTGCCGTATATTTATCATGATTACGCACTATCCGAGTGTCTTGTAACCCTCGatataaaacattttcttCGAGATATCGACGCAAACTTTCTTCACTATGGAATATTCCGCGTCTTTATTAGCTTGACatgttattataaatacatgaGAAAACATCACGACGATGTCGTTTTACATGTTTACTAGCCCACATGGATTAAAGTTAAACCGGTTGGTTG
This sequence is a window from Microplitis mediator isolate UGA2020A chromosome 3, iyMicMedi2.1, whole genome shotgun sequence. Protein-coding genes within it:
- the LOC130665396 gene encoding putative ATP synthase subunit f, mitochondrial; the protein is MQPPSQLAGMDWGNWGKYPKEYDRAIHGPFDPAKYYGKADVPFGQVKLAELPSWLARRNLSPVKIAQACGRAYWRWQHKYVLPKYAGVAPFFQVTCISMIFFYVINYPKTKHHKNYKYH
- the LOC130665394 gene encoding divergent protein kinase domain 1C isoform X4 yields the protein MAMGVLCEPLCLKQSIHSFTCENLHSGKEVVFSAYWETTRIVFKSSKKRLPSEQYESLHWIDTLGYKHYPSEKEFEKMISDLVFTRLNITIGNRQLERLSHLRLGHLETDETRRNFEMENIWSLLQENEYLISILYEDREIFPRLIGTCGTFYAVEYAMPIKNPTTALALLDTTHDWSKRLQIAIMILDLIDELENNFPESFILCDVKIYHFGLPIGGQRLKYLDLDAVFPKAVASRLTADGRTCIKHNDCDYFDCKSVCSVNKLCESPVINNNLQIVCEKVFLGWTLSGTIIIPGLLMSRKTNENLTALLNQCAHIGRPRYINFENLSKISTPLTIKTKLYDILTDMVRHYAASI
- the LOC130665394 gene encoding divergent protein kinase domain 1C isoform X3 — its product is MCATEFLWCNNYENGMAMGVLCEPLCLKQSIHSFTCENLHSGKEVVFSAYWETTRIVFKSSKKRLPSEQYESLHWIDTLGYKHYPSEKEFEKMISDLVFTRLNITIGNRQLERLSHLRLGHLETDETRRNFEMENIWSLLQENEYLISILYEDREIFPRLIGTCGTFYAVEYAMPIKNPTTALALLDTTHDWSKRLQIAIMILDLIDELENNFPESFILCDVKIYHFGLPIGGQRLKYLDLDAVFPKAVASRLTADGRTCIKHNDCDYFDCKSVCSVNKLCESPVINNNLQIVCEKVFLGWTLSGTIIIPGLLMSRKTNENLTALLNQCAHIGRPRYINFENLSKISTPLTIKTKLYDILTDMVRHYAASI
- the LOC130665394 gene encoding divergent protein kinase domain 1C isoform X2; amino-acid sequence: MGFIYHNKYFTGGILFTFILIIYLLYHWGIICSNFEARRQVSDVCNNYENGMAMGVLCEPLCLKQSIHSFTCENLHSGKEVVFSAYWETTRIVFKSSKKRLPSEQYESLHWIDTLGYKHYPSEKEFEKMISDLVFTRLNITIGNRQLERLSHLRLGHLETDETRRNFEMENIWSLLQENEYLISILYEDREIFPRLIGTCGTFYAVEYAMPIKNPTTALALLDTTHDWSKRLQIAIMILDLIDELENNFPESFILCDVKIYHFGLPIGGQRLKYLDLDAVFPKAVASRLTADGRTCIKHNDCDYFDCKSVCSVNKLCESPVINNNLQIVCEKVFLGWTLSGTIIIPGLLMSRKTNENLTALLNQCAHIGRPRYINFENLSKISTPLTIKTKLYDILTDMVRHYAASI
- the LOC130665394 gene encoding divergent protein kinase domain 1C isoform X1 — translated: MNIRRIPGFIYHNKYFTGGILFTFILIIYLLYHWGIICSNFEARRQVSDVCNNYENGMAMGVLCEPLCLKQSIHSFTCENLHSGKEVVFSAYWETTRIVFKSSKKRLPSEQYESLHWIDTLGYKHYPSEKEFEKMISDLVFTRLNITIGNRQLERLSHLRLGHLETDETRRNFEMENIWSLLQENEYLISILYEDREIFPRLIGTCGTFYAVEYAMPIKNPTTALALLDTTHDWSKRLQIAIMILDLIDELENNFPESFILCDVKIYHFGLPIGGQRLKYLDLDAVFPKAVASRLTADGRTCIKHNDCDYFDCKSVCSVNKLCESPVINNNLQIVCEKVFLGWTLSGTIIIPGLLMSRKTNENLTALLNQCAHIGRPRYINFENLSKISTPLTIKTKLYDILTDMVRHYAASI